A genome region from Arachis duranensis cultivar V14167 chromosome 8, aradu.V14167.gnm2.J7QH, whole genome shotgun sequence includes the following:
- the LOC107461433 gene encoding phospholipase D alpha 4 has protein sequence MAVMEEKHSLLHGTIEATIFDATPYSPSFPFNCLWPNGKPAFVTIKIGNKVMAKTTQERGRVWNQTFQIQCAHPSDSTITITLKTPCSILGKFQIKAQQLKEGSFMNGFLPLLMENGKPSTQLKLRFILWFKPADLETSWAKIISNGDYKGINDATFPLRSNCQVKLYHDAHHSHDFQPPFDLCGAPRNLWEDVYKAIEGAKYLIYIAGWSFNPNMILVRDPQTEIPHAREVKLGELLKRKADEGVAVRIMIWDDETSLPLIKIKGVMNTHDEESFAYFKHTKVICRKCPRLHHKFPTVFAHHQKTITLDTRAPNNSANEREILSFLGGVDLCDGRYDTETHSLFRTLDKESHYHDFYQTNIAGASLNKGGPREPWHDAHACVTGEAAWDVLTNFEQRWTKQCDPSLLVPANTLVKLYPSFASNPSERDWKVQVYRSIDHVSASQMFRKLTVERSIHEAYVEAIRRADKFIYIENQYFIGGCHLWEKDSYSGCGNLIPVEIALKVVSKIKAKERFAVYIVIPMWPEGVPESEPVQDILHWTRETMAMMYGLIGEAIQESGEPGHPRDYLNFFCLANREQKGIDEFLPPHSPHPETQYWNAQKNRRFMVYVHSKIMIVDDLYILIGSANVNQRSMDGQRDTEIAIGCYQSQDGAESDKLMNHGDIHAYRMSLWYEHTQSTDELFLEPERLDCVHRMRLIGDKMWQVYRNEEIVDMEGVHLVTYPIMVTQEGCVEDMPNGEDYFPDTKCLVKGKRSKLLPPLFTT, from the exons ATGGCAGTAATGGAAGAAAAGCATTCTCTTCTCCATGGAACAATTGAAGCTACTATCTTTGATGCCACACCTTATTCGCCTTCATTTCCCTTTAAT TGTCTATGGCCAAATGGAAAGCCAGCTTTTGTGACCATCAAAATAGGCAACAAGGTGATGGCAAAAACTACACAAGAAAGAGGGCGTGTGTGGAACCAAACCTTTCAGATTCAATGTGCTCATCCAAGTGATTCAACCATCACCATCACTCTGAAAACACCATGTTCCATATTGGGAAAATTCCAAATTAAGGCTCAACAATTGAAAGAAGGAAGCTTCATGAATGGTTTCCTCCCCCTCCTAATGGAAAATGGAAAACCAAGCACACAACTCAAGTTGAGGTTCATATTATGGTTTAAGCCAGCAGATTTGGAGACAAGTTGGGCAAAGATAATTAGCAATGGGGATTATAAAGGGATtaatgatgctacattccctcTGAGGTCTAATTGTCAAGTTAAGCTCTATCATGATGCTCATCATTCACATGATTTTCAACCTCCTTTTGATCTATGTGGAGCACCAAGAAATCTATGGGAGGATGTCTACAAAGCAATTGAGGGTGCAAAGTATTTAATTTACATTGCAGGGTGGTCCTTCAATCCCAACATGATTCtg GTTAGAGATCCTCAAACAGAAATCCCACATGCCAGAGAAGTAAAGTTGGGTGAACTATTGAAGAGGAAAGCAGATGAAGGAGTGGCTGTGAGGATTATGATTTGGGATGATGAGACATCTTTGCCTTTAATTAAGATCAAAGGTGTTATGAACACCCATGATGAAGAATCTTTTGCTTACTTCAAACACACAAAAGTAATATGCAGAAAATGTCCAAGATTACACCATAAGTTCCCCACAGTCTTTGCTCACCACCAGAAAACTATAACTCTGGACACCAGAGCACCCAACAACTCTGCTAATGAAAGAGAGATTCTGAGCTTCTTGGGTGGTGTTGATCTCTGTGATGGCCGGTACGACACAGAGACACACTCATTGTTCCGAACACTTGACAAGGAATCTCATTACCATGACTTCTACCAGACAAACATTGCAGGAGCTAGCCTCAACAAAGGAGGGCCAAGAGAGCCATGGCATGATGCTCATGCTTGTGTAACTGGTGAGGCTGCATGGGATGTTTTAACAAATTTTGAGCAAAGATGGACAAAACAATGTGATCCTTCTCTTCTAGTCCCTGCCAACACCTTAGTAAAGCTCTATCCTTCTTTTGCAAGTAATCCCTCTGAGAGGGATTGGAAAGTTCAGGTATATCGATCAATTGATCATGTATCTGCTAGTCAAATGTTTAGAAAGCTTACTGTTGAGAGAAGCATACATGAGGCTTATGTGGAAGCGATTAGGCGCGCCGATAAGTTCATATATATTGAGAACCAATATTTCATTGGAGGGTGCCATTTGTGGGAGAAAGATAGTTATAGTGGCTGTGGAAATCTGATTCCAGTTGAGATTGCACTCAAGGTTGTTAGTAAGATCAAAGCAAAAGAGAGGTTTGCAGTGTACATAGTAATACCAATGTGGCCAGAAGGTGTTCCTGAAAGTGAACCAGTTCAAGATATACTGCATTGGACCAGAGAAACAATGGCAATGATGTATGGATTAATTGGAGAAGCAATACAAGAAAGTGGTGAGCCTGGGCACCCAAGAGACTACTTGAATTTCTTCTGCCTTGCGAATAGGGAACAGAAGGGAATAGATGAGTTTCTTCCACCACATTCTCCACATCCTGAAACACAATACTGGAATGCACAGAAAAACAGAAGGTTCATGGTTTATGTCCATTCCAAGATCATGATTG TGGACGACCTATACATATTAATAGGATCAGCCAATGTGAACCAAAGATCCATGGATGGACAAAGGGACACAGAGATTGCTATAGGATGCTACCAGTCTCAAGATGGAGCTGAGTCTGACAAACTCATGAATCATGGTGATATTCATGCATACAGAATGTCACTGTGGTATGAACACACCCAGAGCACTGATGAACTGTTCTTGGAGCCGGAAAGGTTGGATTGTGTGCATAGAATGCGGTTGATAGGAGATAAAATGTGGCAAGTGTACAGGAATGAAGAGATTGTGGACATGGAGGGGGTGCACCTTGTAACATACCCCATTATGGTAACACAAGAAGGGTGTGTAGAGGACATGCCTAATGGTGAGGATTATTTTCCTGATACAAAATGTTTAGTGAAAGGAAAGAGGTCTAAGTTACTACCCCCTCTATTTACCACTTAG